From one Synechocystis sp. PCC 6803 substr. PCC-P genomic stretch:
- a CDS encoding translocation/assembly module TamB domain-containing protein: MSNNPSPHSAGAIAKLRRWLTRPSTLITLGGLTVVGTGLYLGGQHLAYREASPFLESELSRLLGRPVDIGPVEDFRLLGVRLGASSLPRTVDDATAIAIEAIEIDVNPLPFLVGQPVEVRATIINPQVNLEQKPTGQWTTIKLPEGDKPFSLPLDLTVGVNVQNAQLQLLPQGLQQPVQITAAGQGGYQYRRQGDRQTVSYDLGVQSLGSDLQAQGQTVLNTGESQTNVTINRLDLPALASLLPPLPVALETGEISGQVRGSLPSWQQWSALQTLGNVELKQLQARIDKVKAPLQVGLDLGFTGQKLQINQGLINLGPLNAALQGTIDWRSGYDLQFTTKAIDTAAFLDTIAVPLPLPITGQVQAQGQLQGTLTSPQLQGQLTNVAAVTVDRVPLDRLGVNFQADLDQIALVNVSLRPTSGGEIQARVQSPWKLRQLLTPEADQWRWQTIPVAGQVSGVIATMALLNTYDLNLQEVEVGNLGFSGQAGGTLGNPRFNVQWQTTNGDRQGRLNLSTRGEANLAGPRLTLTGAQISTNEGSFNVQGQANFAQDRWQARWNTTQFPLQPFLQTLCGLEKSNFCLPQLAAQPLTLNRGEGNVSGEIFTFDPNRWQGNAELQLTSNQQTATINASLQGGQIQAEVAANNIAVNNYLPALAAPVALSQLTAQSQLPLAPLLAGQLPLGQIEGRTQFTALVDDRRVTANAQLAEGTVQTNANLGAISLNTFLLQLPVAARLNNGEIQAQAFVGDINTWQALRSFDLNRLQGQGQLNLTVANGPVAVNGSLLNGNLAAIANVVAIPLNALAPEIPFPAQVEKGRISLGVNLADLVQAQPDLSRVAAIANVDLEVAGGTVTSVSALKNLAWQSRLTAKDINLNPVLAQYGGTDGVSLAPVEGEVKLAGNLGNVFTNDGNLEAIPVTVQQALFRSGEQTVSAQGKISVGSFNQRPALTNVNLNVRNGLSFAQLPVNALLTQLPLAPEFRPQALALEGSSQFTGQLTGRNVTGLGDLKLAGNLAVNNLAVNGFGFEPQLRGPLAVQLNQNVLLDLQGQVDRLAVNLQPCRGNCLFPYLPTSFNLRQAYEREKPILAQGKLNGDRLAMEVADFPVALLDLRPGLRYQIVEQLGGNFNADLVVNLRNGHGQGNLAIDGVTLGTTAIGEVTAALAYQNQTLQLKQGQLKTALGQYQAQGSLNFRTEAIEARVNVKDGDIAPLLAAANISDVGSLLRLTGLESTPKELADTIGPLSLGNPDGALENQLNLLYVIDQRIIALAQQYERGGVPTQLNVQGNFDAALNLNGTLRDPALALKVQGKNWSWYPQGPFPNIVPPIGLVMNETRFLPIEQFQLEAKFADGRLALLPSFVQIEESRLGAEGIFSLEKSQLQWSIKDFNLNNLDSFVEMPSAFGARLNAQGSFARTAAGPNLSGQFEFDQITLNARPVPEEVGGRFDYQNNLLQLVTSEASPLYLRADVPIYWNPQEAKTAEGPNTFSAEFKIPPNSLELLDVVSQEQLVWLGGEGSADLKVEGEIDQRNGIGISDLRALGKVSLNGAQIRSAALPTPVQVDGEILFNNTTIAIEQLTGQLDQSRIEVAGILPLFEPQPDLENPLQVSIKPTNITIPNLYQGNLAGFVTVQGSALAPSLTGDVALANGRFFVPDRSLENQPSRIAELRTRLGWFKGTRRSPMVEPQLNNLRITLDNLHIEQEPLYVFNFGGGLTVNGPLTNFDDLRADGTISLDRGRVSFLDTRFLLDRRAPNTITFSPNEELINPSLNIAMRTIVSDLPQSARMRSQETNEYPDDSLNQIERIDVRLTIDGSLSQILPNINPRYSAVCDPTVTFRPLTGVGSFDEFQLDRLSRCLQILAAQGVQNEQIFSNPALSLTSSPPRTEGEIVRLLGEQVIVLVDALQGKNSSQLLQVGITQLAIPMIFQGLVYDVETAISDKIKSTDFRVVPFLEAIYEVEDKGYMRFTYDYNFSQFIIRYEKQF; the protein is encoded by the coding sequence CCTAGGGGGACTGACGGTGGTTGGTACGGGCCTATATCTGGGGGGACAACACCTGGCCTACCGGGAAGCATCACCGTTTTTGGAGTCGGAATTATCCAGATTGTTGGGTCGGCCGGTGGACATTGGCCCGGTGGAAGATTTTCGTTTACTGGGGGTGCGCCTTGGGGCTTCTTCCCTGCCCCGGACCGTTGATGATGCCACGGCGATCGCCATTGAAGCCATTGAGATAGATGTCAATCCCCTCCCTTTCCTGGTGGGACAACCGGTGGAAGTTAGGGCCACCATCATTAATCCCCAGGTGAACCTGGAGCAAAAACCCACGGGGCAATGGACCACCATTAAGTTACCGGAGGGGGACAAACCCTTTTCCCTGCCTCTGGATTTAACGGTGGGAGTTAATGTACAAAATGCCCAATTGCAACTGTTACCCCAAGGTTTGCAACAGCCAGTACAAATCACTGCAGCCGGTCAAGGAGGTTATCAATATCGACGCCAAGGCGATCGCCAAACTGTTAGCTACGACTTGGGGGTGCAATCCCTGGGCAGTGATCTCCAGGCCCAGGGGCAAACGGTGCTCAACACGGGGGAAAGTCAAACCAATGTCACCATTAATCGCCTCGATTTACCGGCTTTAGCCAGCCTATTACCTCCTTTACCAGTGGCCTTGGAAACCGGAGAAATTTCTGGCCAGGTGCGGGGCAGTTTACCTAGTTGGCAACAGTGGTCCGCTTTACAAACTCTCGGCAATGTCGAGTTGAAGCAACTGCAGGCCCGCATCGATAAGGTTAAAGCTCCTTTGCAAGTGGGTTTAGACCTAGGTTTTACCGGACAAAAGTTGCAGATTAACCAGGGCCTGATCAACCTTGGCCCCCTTAATGCTGCTCTCCAGGGCACCATTGATTGGCGATCGGGCTACGATCTCCAATTCACCACCAAGGCCATTGACACTGCCGCTTTCCTCGACACCATTGCGGTGCCCCTACCATTACCCATCACAGGACAAGTCCAAGCCCAGGGACAATTGCAAGGAACCCTCACCAGCCCCCAACTCCAGGGCCAGTTAACCAATGTAGCTGCAGTAACTGTGGACCGGGTTCCTTTGGATCGCCTAGGGGTAAATTTCCAGGCGGATTTAGACCAAATTGCTTTAGTCAATGTCAGTTTACGCCCCACCAGTGGAGGAGAAATTCAGGCCCGGGTCCAGTCCCCTTGGAAACTGCGCCAATTGTTAACCCCAGAAGCAGACCAATGGCGATGGCAAACCATTCCCGTGGCCGGGCAAGTCTCCGGGGTGATCGCCACCATGGCTTTGTTAAATACCTATGACCTGAATTTGCAAGAGGTAGAAGTTGGTAACCTGGGTTTTTCGGGCCAAGCGGGGGGCACGTTGGGCAATCCCCGGTTCAATGTGCAATGGCAAACCACCAACGGCGATCGCCAGGGTCGTCTTAACTTAAGCACCAGGGGAGAAGCTAATTTGGCGGGCCCTCGATTGACCTTAACTGGAGCGCAGATAAGCACCAACGAAGGCTCTTTCAACGTGCAGGGCCAAGCCAATTTTGCCCAGGATCGTTGGCAAGCCCGCTGGAATACGACCCAGTTCCCCCTGCAACCTTTTTTGCAAACCCTTTGTGGCTTGGAAAAAAGTAATTTTTGTTTACCCCAACTGGCGGCCCAACCCCTCACCCTCAATCGGGGCGAAGGCAATGTGAGTGGGGAAATTTTTACTTTTGATCCCAACCGTTGGCAGGGCAATGCCGAACTGCAATTAACCAGTAACCAACAAACCGCCACCATCAATGCCAGTCTCCAAGGGGGTCAAATCCAGGCTGAGGTGGCAGCCAATAATATAGCCGTTAATAACTACTTGCCTGCTTTAGCCGCTCCGGTGGCCCTAAGCCAACTCACCGCCCAAAGCCAATTACCGTTAGCCCCCTTACTCGCTGGGCAATTACCCCTGGGACAGATAGAAGGTCGTACCCAGTTCACCGCCCTAGTGGACGATCGCCGAGTTACGGCCAATGCCCAACTGGCGGAGGGCACCGTGCAAACCAATGCCAATCTCGGAGCCATTTCTCTCAATACCTTTTTGCTCCAGTTACCAGTGGCGGCTAGGTTGAACAACGGAGAAATCCAAGCCCAAGCTTTTGTAGGGGACATTAACACCTGGCAAGCTTTACGCAGTTTTGACCTCAACCGTCTCCAAGGCCAAGGACAATTGAACCTAACCGTGGCCAATGGCCCCGTAGCGGTGAACGGTTCTTTGCTCAATGGCAACCTGGCGGCGATCGCCAATGTGGTGGCCATTCCCCTCAATGCCCTAGCTCCAGAAATTCCCTTCCCGGCCCAGGTGGAAAAGGGCCGAATTTCTCTGGGGGTAAACTTAGCAGATTTGGTGCAAGCTCAACCGGATCTGAGTCGAGTAGCGGCGATCGCCAATGTAGATTTGGAAGTTGCCGGAGGTACTGTAACCAGTGTCAGTGCTCTGAAAAATTTAGCCTGGCAAAGTCGGCTCACCGCCAAGGATATTAACCTCAATCCCGTTCTGGCTCAGTACGGCGGCACCGATGGAGTATCCCTTGCCCCAGTGGAGGGAGAAGTTAAGCTGGCGGGCAACTTGGGCAATGTATTTACCAATGATGGAAACTTGGAGGCCATTCCCGTCACAGTACAACAGGCGTTGTTCCGCAGTGGGGAGCAAACCGTTTCTGCCCAGGGCAAGATAAGTGTGGGCAGTTTTAATCAACGACCCGCATTAACCAATGTCAATCTCAATGTCCGCAATGGCCTGAGTTTTGCCCAACTGCCCGTTAATGCCCTGTTAACTCAACTACCCTTAGCACCGGAATTTCGTCCCCAAGCTTTGGCCCTGGAGGGTAGTAGTCAATTTACTGGCCAATTAACAGGACGCAATGTCACAGGGCTTGGGGATTTAAAACTGGCTGGTAATTTGGCGGTCAACAATTTAGCCGTTAATGGTTTTGGCTTTGAACCCCAATTGCGGGGCCCCCTGGCGGTGCAGTTAAACCAAAATGTCCTACTGGATCTCCAGGGACAAGTTGATCGCCTAGCAGTAAACCTCCAACCCTGCCGGGGCAATTGCCTCTTCCCCTATCTCCCCACCAGCTTTAATCTGCGCCAAGCCTATGAACGGGAAAAACCCATCCTCGCCCAGGGCAAACTCAACGGCGATCGCCTGGCCATGGAAGTGGCGGATTTTCCCGTCGCTCTGTTGGATCTCCGCCCGGGTCTACGTTATCAAATTGTCGAGCAACTGGGTGGCAACTTTAACGCCGACCTAGTGGTTAACCTCCGCAACGGCCACGGCCAAGGTAATTTAGCTATTGATGGCGTTACCCTTGGCACCACGGCGATCGGTGAAGTAACTGCGGCCCTGGCTTACCAAAATCAAACCCTACAACTCAAACAAGGCCAGCTTAAAACCGCTCTTGGCCAATACCAAGCCCAGGGGTCACTGAACTTCAGAACCGAAGCCATCGAAGCTAGGGTAAACGTCAAAGATGGTGATATTGCCCCCTTGCTAGCGGCGGCCAACATTTCCGATGTGGGATCCCTACTGCGGCTCACCGGTTTGGAATCTACCCCTAAAGAATTAGCGGATACCATTGGCCCTCTCAGTTTGGGTAACCCCGATGGGGCACTGGAAAATCAACTTAATCTCCTTTATGTCATTGACCAACGTATTATCGCCCTCGCCCAGCAGTACGAACGGGGGGGCGTACCGACCCAGTTAAATGTTCAGGGTAATTTCGATGCAGCCCTTAATCTGAATGGCACCCTGCGAGATCCGGCCCTTGCTCTCAAAGTACAGGGCAAAAATTGGAGTTGGTATCCCCAGGGGCCCTTCCCCAACATCGTGCCCCCCATTGGGCTAGTGATGAATGAAACCCGTTTTCTGCCCATCGAACAGTTTCAACTTGAAGCCAAATTTGCCGATGGCCGTCTGGCCTTACTACCTTCCTTTGTGCAGATTGAAGAATCTCGCTTGGGGGCCGAAGGAATTTTCTCCCTAGAAAAAAGTCAATTGCAATGGTCGATTAAGGATTTTAATCTGAATAATCTGGACTCCTTTGTGGAAATGCCCTCTGCCTTTGGGGCTCGCCTTAATGCCCAAGGAAGCTTTGCCCGAACCGCCGCTGGCCCTAACCTATCGGGGCAGTTTGAGTTTGACCAGATCACCCTCAACGCCAGGCCGGTGCCGGAAGAGGTGGGGGGCAGATTTGATTACCAAAACAATTTATTGCAATTGGTCACTTCGGAAGCTTCTCCCCTCTACCTAAGGGCCGATGTGCCTATTTATTGGAATCCCCAGGAAGCTAAAACTGCGGAAGGGCCAAATACTTTTAGTGCTGAATTCAAAATTCCCCCCAATTCCTTGGAGTTATTGGACGTGGTCAGTCAAGAGCAATTGGTCTGGCTTGGTGGGGAAGGATCCGCAGATCTGAAAGTGGAAGGGGAAATTGACCAAAGGAATGGCATTGGCATTTCTGACCTCAGGGCTTTGGGGAAAGTCAGTCTCAACGGAGCCCAGATCAGGAGTGCTGCCCTACCAACCCCGGTGCAGGTGGATGGGGAAATTCTGTTTAACAACACCACGATCGCCATTGAGCAATTAACAGGACAACTGGATCAAAGCCGTATTGAGGTGGCGGGAATTTTACCCCTGTTTGAGCCCCAGCCAGATTTGGAAAATCCGCTTCAGGTGAGCATTAAACCCACTAATATCACCATTCCCAATCTCTACCAAGGTAATTTGGCGGGGTTTGTCACCGTCCAGGGTTCTGCCCTGGCCCCCAGTTTGACGGGGGATGTGGCCCTGGCCAACGGCCGATTTTTTGTGCCCGATCGCAGTTTGGAGAATCAGCCCAGTCGCATTGCGGAACTACGTACTAGATTAGGTTGGTTCAAAGGGACGAGGCGATCGCCAATGGTGGAGCCCCAGTTAAATAATCTGCGTATCACCCTGGACAATCTGCATATCGAGCAGGAACCCCTCTACGTTTTTAACTTTGGTGGTGGGCTCACAGTTAATGGCCCCCTGACCAACTTCGATGATCTAAGGGCCGATGGCACCATTAGCCTCGACCGAGGTCGGGTCAGCTTTCTTGATACCCGCTTTTTGCTCGATCGCCGGGCCCCCAACACGATTACGTTTTCTCCCAACGAGGAGTTAATTAATCCCAGCTTGAACATTGCTATGCGTACTATTGTGTCAGACTTGCCCCAGTCGGCCCGCATGCGCTCCCAGGAAACCAATGAATATCCCGACGACAGCCTGAACCAAATTGAACGGATTGATGTGCGCCTGACCATTGACGGCAGTTTGAGCCAGATTTTACCCAACATTAATCCCCGCTACAGCGCTGTTTGTGACCCTACTGTTACTTTTCGGCCGCTGACGGGGGTGGGTAGTTTCGACGAATTTCAGCTCGATCGCCTTTCCCGTTGCCTACAAATCCTGGCCGCCCAGGGGGTGCAAAATGAGCAAATTTTCAGTAATCCGGCCCTGAGTTTGACCAGCAGTCCTCCCCGCACCGAAGGGGAAATTGTCCGCCTGTTGGGAGAACAGGTCATTGTCCTAGTGGATGCACTCCAGGGGAAAAACTCTAGCCAGTTATTACAGGTGGGCATTACCCAGTTAGCGATCCCGATGATTTTCCAGGGATTGGTCTACGATGTGGAAACCGCCATCAGCGACAAGATTAAAAGCACCGATTTCCGGGTGGTGCCTTTCCTCGAAGCGATCTATGAAGTGGAAGATAAGGGATATATGCGTTTTACCTACGATTACAATTTCAGCCAGTTCATCATCCGCTATGAGAAACAGTTCTAA